In the Bacillota bacterium genome, CAGGTCGCGTGGATCCTGGCGACGCACGCCCACTTCGACCACGTGGGCGCCCTGCGGGCCATCCGCGAAAAGACCGGTGCCCCGTTCCTGCTGCACCCGGCCGACCGGGAGCTGCTCGCCTACGCCCCTGACGCGGCCACGCTCTTCACCGGCGCGGCCATCCCCGAACCTCCTCCACCGGACGGCCCCCTGGCGCACGGGCAGCGCATCCGGCTCGGCCGCGTCACGCTGGAGGTTCGGCACACCCCGGGGCACAGCCCGGGCAGCGTCAGTTTCATCCTGGCCGAACCGCGCCCCGTGGCGTTTACCGGGGACACCCTGTTCGCAGGCAGCGCCGGGCGAACCGACCTGCCGGGCGGAAGCGCCGAACTGCTCCTGCGCTCCATCCACCGGCAACTCCTGACGCTGCCCGATGCCTGCCGGGTCTACCCCGGGCACGGCCAGGCCACGACCATCGGGGCCGAGCGCCGCACCAATCCCTTCCTGCAGGGCTACGCCGGCGGCTGACGGCTATCGGGCGCATCCGTCGTGGCCGCGCCGTACTGCTCGCCGATGCGCTGCCGGGCTTCGCCGGCGCCGAGGGCGGCGAGGTAGGCCTTCCTGGCAGACCGCGGCTCTGATGGGCTATAGTACTTTGTCACCCGC is a window encoding:
- a CDS encoding MBL fold metallo-hydrolase gives rise to the protein MGAAMGPAMDPEAIRIVTAAVGPLEANCHLILELPSRQAAVIDPGSEPERILKELEGFQVAWILATHAHFDHVGALRAIREKTGAPFLLHPADRELLAYAPDAATLFTGAAIPEPPPPDGPLAHGQRIRLGRVTLEVRHTPGHSPGSVSFILAEPRPVAFTGDTLFAGSAGRTDLPGGSAELLLRSIHRQLLTLPDACRVYPGHGQATTIGAERRTNPFLQGYAGG